In Herbinix luporum, a single window of DNA contains:
- a CDS encoding amidoligase family protein → MLTTRFGIEVELTGITRKQAAKTAAAFLGGRIESSGDYYDTQKVIAPDGRVWKFMSDGSIRTQKKERGRIEAAGREYSVELVSPILTYREDIETLQELIRRLRKAGGFANTSCGIHIHIDGANHTPRSIRNFINIIASKNDLFYKALQIEPDRIRFCKKMDAALVEKMNRRKPKTMAAIESIWYEGYSESRSTHYHNSRYHFLNLHSFFNGNGTIELRGFNSELHAGKIRSYVVLALALNHQALTQKCASSKKPQVENEKFAMRTYLNRIGLIGDEFKNCREHLCKHLDGNAAWRFRAA, encoded by the coding sequence ATGCTTACAACGAGATTTGGAATCGAGGTAGAATTAACAGGGATTACAAGGAAGCAGGCGGCCAAAACTGCAGCAGCTTTTCTTGGCGGGAGGATTGAATCCAGCGGAGATTACTACGACACCCAAAAGGTTATTGCGCCGGACGGACGGGTATGGAAATTCATGAGTGACGGGAGCATCCGGACTCAGAAAAAGGAGCGCGGTCGGATTGAAGCAGCAGGACGGGAATACAGTGTTGAGCTGGTAAGCCCGATACTGACATACCGCGAGGATATTGAAACCCTGCAAGAATTGATAAGGAGGCTCCGCAAGGCGGGAGGTTTTGCAAACACAAGCTGCGGAATCCATATCCATATAGACGGGGCAAACCACACGCCGCGCAGCATCCGCAATTTTATCAATATAATCGCCAGCAAGAATGATCTTTTCTATAAGGCATTGCAGATTGAGCCGGACAGGATACGGTTTTGCAAGAAGATGGATGCGGCACTGGTTGAAAAGATGAACCGGCGTAAGCCCAAAACCATGGCGGCAATTGAGAGCATCTGGTACGAGGGTTACAGCGAAAGCCGGAGTACCCATTACCACAACAGCAGGTACCATTTTCTGAACCTGCACAGTTTTTTCAACGGCAACGGGACGATTGAACTTCGCGGTTTCAACAGCGAACTTCATGCGGGGAAAATAAGAAGCTACGTAGTGCTTGCCCTGGCGCTAAATCATCAGGCCCTGACCCAAAAATGCGCTTCCAGCAAGAAGCCGCAGGTTGAAAATGAGAAATTTGCCATGCGGACATACCTCAACCGCATAGGGCTTATCGGTGACGAGTTCAAAAACTGCCGGGAGCACCTTTGCAAACACCTCGACGGCAACGCGGCATGGCGGTTTCGGGCAGCATAG
- a CDS encoding DUF5049 domain-containing protein: MGNENLITDKIYRQIIAIRDSGACNMFDLPRVQEEAYKMGFYELVVFLNEHKKEYAEFILTGKR, encoded by the coding sequence ATGGGTAACGAGAATCTGATAACTGATAAGATTTATCGGCAGATTATAGCCATACGGGACAGCGGTGCCTGTAATATGTTTGACTTGCCAAGAGTACAGGAAGAGGCATATAAAATGGGGTTTTATGAATTAGTAGTATTTCTTAATGAACACAAGAAAGAATATGCCGAGTTTATCCTGACAGGCAAACGATAA
- a CDS encoding DUF4314 domain-containing protein gives MSVRDYPSKETVLRLKEQYPPGTRVELICMDDPYSKLKPGDQGTVSFVDDIGTIHINWDSGSSLGAAYGVDMIRKL, from the coding sequence ATGAGTGTAAGAGATTATCCTTCAAAAGAAACTGTCCTCCGCCTTAAAGAGCAGTATCCGCCGGGAACACGCGTCGAGCTTATCTGCATGGATGATCCGTACTCTAAGCTGAAACCGGGAGATCAAGGTACAGTTTCTTTTGTGGATGATATCGGAACCATACATATCAACTGGGACAGCGGTTCTTCCTTGGGCGCAGCTTATGGTGTGGATATGATCAGGAAGCTGTAA
- a CDS encoding terminase large subunit: MAEGSRYDKEAADAAVTFINCLKHTKGEWYGMPFELIDWQEQIVRDIFGILKPNGYRQFNTAYIEIPKKQGKSELAAAIALYLTCGDFEHGGEVYGCASDRQQASIVFDVAVDMVEQCPALKSRIKPMLSQKRLVYKPLGSFYQVLSAEAYTKHGLNVHGVVFDELHAQPNRDLYDVMLHGSGDARKQPLFFLITTAGTDRNSICWEVHQKAEDILQGRKIDPTFYPVIYSAADTDDWTSEKVWRKVNPSLGITVDIEKLRVACENAKQNPAEENLFRQLRLNQWVKQSVRWMPMDKWDKCAFPVDAEKLRGRTCYGGLDLSSTTDITAFVLVFPPLDESDKYQILPFFWIPEENIDQRVRRDHVPYDVWERQGFLYTTEGNVVHYGFIETFIEELGMKYNIKEIAFDRWGAIQMTQNLEALGFTVVPFGQGFKDMSPPTKELMKLTLEERIAHGGNPVLRWMMDNIYVKTDPAGNIKPDKEKSTERIDGAVALIMALDRALRHDGDERNGSIYDERGLLII; the protein is encoded by the coding sequence ATGGCGGAAGGTTCTCGATATGACAAGGAAGCGGCTGATGCCGCTGTTACTTTTATAAACTGCCTGAAGCATACCAAGGGTGAATGGTATGGAATGCCTTTTGAATTAATTGACTGGCAGGAACAGATTGTCCGGGATATATTCGGAATCTTGAAACCTAACGGATACAGGCAGTTTAACACTGCCTATATAGAAATTCCAAAAAAGCAGGGTAAGAGCGAACTTGCAGCGGCAATTGCTTTATATCTTACCTGTGGTGATTTCGAGCATGGTGGCGAGGTTTATGGATGTGCGTCTGATCGTCAGCAGGCATCCATTGTTTTCGATGTTGCAGTAGATATGGTGGAACAGTGTCCGGCATTAAAATCTCGAATTAAACCAATGCTGTCACAGAAGCGGCTGGTTTATAAACCGTTAGGCAGTTTTTATCAGGTGCTTTCAGCGGAGGCATATACGAAACATGGCCTAAACGTCCATGGTGTGGTATTTGACGAACTCCATGCTCAGCCAAACAGGGATCTTTATGATGTAATGCTTCACGGATCTGGCGATGCAAGAAAACAACCGCTGTTTTTCCTGATTACAACTGCTGGCACAGACCGCAATTCCATCTGCTGGGAAGTACATCAAAAAGCAGAGGATATTCTTCAAGGGCGTAAGATAGATCCGACTTTCTACCCTGTTATCTACAGCGCAGCCGATACCGATGACTGGACAAGTGAAAAGGTATGGAGAAAGGTTAACCCGTCACTGGGCATTACAGTTGATATCGAAAAACTGAGAGTGGCTTGTGAAAATGCCAAACAAAATCCTGCAGAGGAAAATTTATTTCGTCAGCTCCGCTTAAATCAGTGGGTGAAACAATCGGTGCGCTGGATGCCAATGGATAAATGGGATAAGTGTGCGTTTCCTGTTGATGCAGAAAAATTGCGCGGCAGAACCTGTTACGGAGGACTTGACCTGTCATCTACTACCGATATTACCGCCTTTGTGCTGGTGTTTCCACCGCTTGATGAATCTGATAAATATCAGATTCTACCTTTTTTCTGGATACCGGAGGAGAATATTGATCAGCGTGTGCGGAGAGATCATGTGCCTTATGATGTCTGGGAGAGGCAAGGCTTTTTATATACCACTGAGGGTAACGTCGTGCATTATGGCTTTATCGAAACCTTTATTGAGGAACTCGGAATGAAATATAACATTAAGGAAATAGCCTTTGACCGCTGGGGCGCAATTCAGATGACGCAAAACCTCGAGGCTTTGGGGTTTACGGTTGTTCCATTCGGTCAGGGTTTCAAGGATATGTCGCCGCCTACAAAAGAGTTGATGAAGCTGACATTGGAAGAACGCATCGCCCATGGTGGTAATCCAGTACTGCGGTGGATGATGGACAATATCTATGTCAAAACCGATCCCGCCGGAAACATTAAGCCGGATAAAGAAAAATCCACCGAGAGAATAGATGGTGCGGTAGCGTTAATTATGGCGCTTGACCGCGCGTTAAGGCATGACGGGGATGAACGCAACGGATCAATTTATGATGAAAGGGGGCTGTTGATTATATGA
- a CDS encoding gamma-glutamylcyclotransferase family protein, with translation MSKEKGTIYLAYGSNLNLKQMAYRCPTAKVLGSAKLTGYRLLFRGGNGGAVATIEKQKGESVPVLLWRITPNDEKALDRYEGYPHLYRKETVKVRFKGQWVPAMVYIMNEGRPLGAPGRYYYEVIRQGYIDAGFDISFLNKAVRDSISAAEKSEV, from the coding sequence ATGAGCAAAGAAAAAGGAACAATATATTTAGCATATGGAAGCAACCTGAACTTGAAGCAAATGGCATACCGCTGTCCAACGGCGAAGGTGTTGGGGAGTGCAAAACTCACAGGCTACCGGCTGTTGTTCCGAGGCGGGAACGGCGGCGCAGTAGCGACAATAGAAAAACAAAAAGGTGAAAGCGTACCGGTACTGCTTTGGAGAATCACGCCTAATGATGAGAAGGCGCTGGACAGATATGAAGGTTATCCGCATCTATACCGGAAAGAAACGGTTAAGGTACGTTTCAAAGGGCAGTGGGTACCCGCAATGGTGTATATCATGAATGAAGGTAGACCTTTGGGAGCACCGGGTCGTTACTATTACGAGGTGATTCGGCAGGGCTATATAGATGCGGGTTTTGATATTTCGTTTCTCAATAAAGCGGTAAGAGATTCAATTTCAGCGGCAGAGAAGTCAGAGGTGTAG